The Saccharothrix variisporea genome has a segment encoding these proteins:
- a CDS encoding GAF domain-containing protein, giving the protein MTGSEQSPHSLLGGLRLDELLDGVRERLTEIASTRDKMQGLLDAVLAVGSGLELDSTLQRIVQAATELVGARYGALGVLGPREGLSEFVYVGIDPETRSRMGHLPQGKGLLGLLIKDPRVIRLHDLSQHDASVGFPANHPPMHSFLGVPVRVRKEVFGNLYMTEKVDGADFTPDDEVVLSALAAAAGVAIENARLFERSRMRERWLEATAEVNSVLLGGASPEDALSLITQRTRELSSSALSLLLLAEEGGLRIAAGDGAQVEELVGATVSADGSFVGDVVSSAAPALAEDLEGLLWGRAVNVGPAVAVPLRTGSSVTGVLLVAREKGGSPFGADQVPLLASFADQAALALEFAENQRARRLVDVLEDRDRIARDLHDHVIQRLFATGMSLQGSVGSIREPRIRERVEKAVKQLDETVLEIRTSIFDLQASDDAPGLRRRLLDLVSELTGTTELNPAVRMTGTVDTSVPVEMAEDVEAAVREAVSNVVRHARATSLVVTVEAAGDLTVTVVDDGVGIPDRVARSGLHNLEHRAQRWGGSSSVAAAPSGGTRLTWQVPLA; this is encoded by the coding sequence ATGACGGGATCGGAGCAGTCGCCGCACAGCCTGCTGGGCGGGTTGCGCCTCGACGAGCTGTTGGACGGGGTGCGGGAGCGGTTGACCGAGATCGCGTCGACCCGGGACAAGATGCAGGGCCTGCTGGACGCGGTGCTCGCGGTGGGCTCGGGTCTGGAGCTGGACTCGACGTTGCAGCGGATCGTGCAGGCGGCGACCGAGCTGGTGGGCGCCCGGTACGGGGCGTTGGGGGTGCTGGGGCCGCGTGAGGGGTTGTCGGAGTTCGTCTACGTCGGGATCGATCCGGAGACGCGGTCGCGGATGGGTCACCTGCCGCAGGGCAAGGGCCTGCTCGGGTTGTTGATCAAGGATCCGCGGGTGATCCGGTTGCACGACCTGTCGCAGCACGACGCGTCGGTGGGGTTCCCGGCGAATCACCCGCCGATGCACAGCTTCCTGGGTGTGCCGGTGCGGGTGCGCAAGGAGGTGTTCGGCAACCTCTACATGACCGAGAAGGTCGACGGCGCGGACTTCACCCCGGATGACGAGGTGGTGTTGTCGGCGTTGGCCGCGGCGGCGGGTGTGGCGATCGAGAACGCCCGGTTGTTCGAGCGGTCGCGGATGCGGGAGCGGTGGTTGGAGGCCACGGCGGAGGTGAACAGCGTGTTGTTGGGCGGGGCGTCGCCGGAGGACGCGCTGTCGCTGATCACCCAACGGACGCGGGAGCTGTCCTCGTCGGCGTTGTCGTTGCTGCTGCTGGCCGAGGAGGGCGGGTTGCGGATCGCGGCGGGGGACGGGGCGCAGGTCGAGGAGTTGGTGGGGGCCACGGTGTCGGCGGACGGGTCGTTCGTCGGCGACGTGGTGTCCTCGGCGGCTCCGGCGCTCGCCGAGGACCTGGAGGGCCTGTTGTGGGGGCGCGCGGTCAACGTGGGGCCGGCGGTGGCGGTGCCGTTGCGGACGGGGTCGTCGGTGACGGGTGTCCTGCTCGTGGCGCGGGAGAAGGGCGGGTCGCCGTTCGGCGCGGACCAGGTGCCGCTGCTAGCGTCGTTCGCCGATCAGGCGGCGTTGGCGCTGGAGTTCGCGGAGAACCAGCGGGCGCGGCGGCTGGTGGACGTGCTGGAGGACCGGGACCGCATCGCGCGTGACCTGCACGACCACGTGATCCAGCGGTTGTTCGCCACGGGGATGAGCTTGCAGGGGTCGGTGGGGTCGATCCGGGAGCCGCGGATCCGGGAGCGGGTGGAGAAGGCGGTCAAGCAGCTGGACGAGACCGTGCTGGAGATCCGCACCTCGATCTTCGACCTCCAGGCCTCGGACGACGCGCCGGGCCTGCGCCGGCGGCTGCTGGACCTGGTGTCCGAGCTGACCGGGACCACGGAGCTGAACCCGGCCGTCCGCATGACCGGGACCGTGGACACCTCCGTGCCCGTCGAGATGGCCGAGGACGTGGAGGCGGCCGTGCGGGAAGCGGTGAGCAACGTCGTCCGCCACGCGCGGGCCACGTCGCTCGTCGTCACCGTCGAGGCCGCCGGCGACCTGACCGTCACCGTGGTGGACGACGGGGTGGGCATCCCGGACCGGGTGGCCCGCAGCGGCCTGCACAACCTGGAGCACCGCGCCCAGCGCTGGGGCGGTAGCTCCTCCGTCGCCGCCGCACCAAGCGGTGGTACCCGCCTCACCTGGCAGGTTCCACTGGCCTGA
- a CDS encoding DUF2157 domain-containing protein — protein sequence MDERQSAALHRLTVAGVISAEQERAVRDALDGVPAASSRTGRLVEIAGYVGGGLLLGGAVLLVATAWEDLSRTGRLTLLVAATAVLVAAGVLVAGGPRGIRQLGVGTVAHRVVGVLFALAPITAALAGGVAVDDREVLVGAAVGLPLAVAGYAVVSAAVGLLVAGALSVVVVMASVGEHPAAGPLAMGLWLFGLGVLWLVASAGRVLRHRQLGLAIGAVIAFFGAQQPLGSSDDAVWAYALTAVLAVACFAGYARERTFVLPAAGVVATTVVVPEAVWDWTDGAVGGGWLLLVGGAVLLAASGIGLRLGRSRPGVPVRPVEPAR from the coding sequence GTGGACGAGCGGCAGTCCGCCGCACTGCACCGGCTCACGGTGGCCGGGGTGATCTCGGCGGAGCAGGAACGGGCCGTGCGGGACGCGCTGGACGGTGTCCCTGCGGCGTCGTCCCGCACCGGGCGGCTGGTGGAGATCGCCGGCTACGTCGGCGGTGGTCTGCTGCTGGGTGGCGCGGTGCTGCTGGTCGCCACGGCTTGGGAGGACCTGTCCCGGACGGGCCGCCTGACGCTGCTGGTCGCGGCGACCGCCGTGCTGGTGGCAGCGGGCGTGCTCGTCGCGGGCGGGCCGCGCGGCATCCGACAGCTCGGGGTGGGCACGGTCGCCCACCGGGTCGTCGGCGTGCTGTTCGCGCTGGCTCCGATCACGGCGGCGCTGGCCGGCGGGGTGGCGGTGGACGACCGCGAAGTGCTCGTCGGCGCCGCGGTGGGGCTGCCGCTCGCGGTGGCCGGGTACGCGGTGGTGTCCGCTGCGGTCGGCCTGCTGGTGGCGGGGGCGTTGAGCGTGGTCGTGGTGATGGCGTCCGTGGGCGAGCATCCCGCCGCCGGTCCCCTGGCGATGGGGTTGTGGCTGTTCGGGCTCGGCGTGCTGTGGCTGGTCGCGTCGGCGGGCCGGGTCCTCCGGCACCGGCAGCTGGGACTCGCGATCGGCGCGGTGATCGCGTTCTTCGGCGCGCAGCAGCCGCTGGGCTCGTCCGATGACGCGGTCTGGGCTTACGCCCTGACCGCCGTGCTGGCCGTGGCGTGCTTCGCCGGCTACGCCCGCGAGCGCACCTTCGTGCTGCCGGCGGCGGGTGTCGTGGCCACCACGGTCGTCGTGCCCGAGGCGGTGTGGGACTGGACCGACGGCGCGGTCGGCGGCGGCTGGCTGCTGCTCGTCGGCGGGGCCGTGCTGCTCGCGGCCAGCGGCATCGGACTGCGGCTGGGCCGGTCCCGGCCGGGGGTTCCGGTCAGGCCAGTGGAACCTGCCAGGTGA
- a CDS encoding DUF4342 domain-containing protein — MSQQVEQRMVHRVRGEALVAKVKELLHEGTVRRLVIKDAKGHTVMEIPVTAGVVAAIVAPVVTAVAAVAALAGDWTIEVEHREPPASEG, encoded by the coding sequence ATGTCGCAGCAGGTCGAACAGCGGATGGTGCACCGGGTGCGCGGTGAGGCGCTCGTGGCGAAGGTCAAGGAGCTCCTGCACGAGGGCACCGTGCGTCGACTGGTCATCAAGGACGCCAAGGGCCACACGGTCATGGAGATCCCGGTGACCGCGGGCGTCGTGGCCGCCATCGTCGCCCCCGTCGTGACCGCGGTCGCGGCCGTGGCGGCGTTGGCCGGGGACTGGACGATCGAGGTCGAGCACCGCGAGCCGCCTGCATCGGAAGGCTGA
- a CDS encoding ABC transporter ATP-binding protein, translating into MNAVTTAGLRKRYGRHEALAGVDLVVPRGSVYGLVGPNGAGKTTVLALLAGLRRPTGGTVEIACDRVAVLPDTPGFDPWLTGFEVVDLARALTAPEVPGSRVAEVLADAGLTEAAHRRVGGYSRGMLQRLGMAATVVGDPDLLLLDEPCSALDPAGRREVLGLIARLGGRATVVLSTHLLADVQEVCDRVGVLAAGRLLHQGSLDDLLVGRAAPTWVVRCRPPLEPVETALSARPWVRAVRRTGVEELVVETSSPADAETDLVRVLADVGAHVLRVDRRGADLEDVFLELTR; encoded by the coding sequence GTGAACGCGGTGACGACCGCCGGGCTGCGCAAGCGGTACGGGCGGCACGAGGCGCTCGCCGGGGTGGACCTGGTCGTGCCTCGCGGCAGCGTCTACGGGCTCGTCGGACCCAACGGGGCCGGCAAGACCACGGTGCTGGCGCTCTTGGCGGGCCTGCGGCGACCGACCGGCGGCACGGTGGAGATCGCGTGCGACCGGGTGGCGGTGCTGCCCGACACGCCCGGTTTCGACCCGTGGCTGACCGGTTTCGAGGTGGTCGACCTCGCCCGTGCCCTCACCGCGCCCGAGGTGCCCGGCAGCCGTGTCGCGGAGGTGCTGGCGGACGCCGGGTTGACCGAGGCCGCCCACCGCCGCGTCGGCGGCTACTCGCGCGGGATGCTGCAACGGCTCGGGATGGCGGCCACCGTCGTGGGTGATCCCGACCTGCTGCTGCTGGACGAACCGTGCTCGGCGCTGGACCCCGCCGGGCGGCGGGAGGTGCTGGGCCTGATCGCCCGCCTCGGCGGCCGGGCCACCGTGGTGCTGTCCACCCACCTGCTCGCCGACGTGCAGGAGGTGTGCGACCGGGTCGGTGTGCTCGCCGCCGGCCGCCTGCTGCACCAGGGCTCGCTGGACGACCTGCTGGTGGGCCGTGCCGCGCCGACGTGGGTGGTGCGCTGCCGTCCGCCACTGGAGCCCGTCGAGACCGCGTTGTCCGCCCGGCCGTGGGTGCGGGCCGTGCGCCGGACCGGTGTCGAGGAGTTGGTCGTGGAGACGTCCTCGCCCGCCGACGCCGAAACCGACCTGGTGCGGGTCCTCGCCGACGTCGGCGCGCACGTCCTGCGCGTGGACCGCCGCGGTGCGGACCTCGAAGACGTCTTCCTGGAGCTGACCCGGTGA
- a CDS encoding PLDc N-terminal domain-containing protein, with amino-acid sequence MEQIPIAALLPVLVLALGWVGWCWWDIAHGPVRGLPKWAWALVCLLSIPVGGLVYLFTGRKDR; translated from the coding sequence GTGGAACAGATCCCGATCGCCGCGCTGCTGCCGGTCCTCGTGCTCGCCCTGGGCTGGGTGGGCTGGTGCTGGTGGGACATCGCGCACGGTCCCGTGCGCGGGCTGCCGAAGTGGGCGTGGGCGTTGGTGTGCCTGCTGTCCATCCCGGTCGGCGGGCTCGTCTACCTGTTCACGGGACGGAAGGACCGGTGA